A single window of Pseudomonadota bacterium DNA harbors:
- the pssA gene encoding CDP-diacylglycerol--serine O-phosphatidyltransferase produces MIVLNIGHNAKTPRRRGLYLLPNLFTTAALFAGFYAIVAAIKGDFHEAAVSVFIAMLLDGLDGRVARLTNTETDFGAEYDSLSDMVSFGVAPALVMYQWSLLALDKLGWLAAFVYTSAAALRLARFNTQVGTADKQYFQGLPSPSAAALLAGFVWVGADSGLTDGRFLAPLTLLLTVVAAGLMVSNVRYHSLKTIDFRGRVPFVRGLLVVLIFVLVSLSPPISLFVAFLIYASTGPVITLLQIRRKRAARRGASEGPNPEA; encoded by the coding sequence TTGATCGTGCTTAATATCGGGCACAATGCGAAGACTCCGCGCCGGCGCGGCCTGTACCTGCTGCCGAACCTCTTCACCACCGCGGCGCTGTTCGCGGGCTTCTATGCCATCGTCGCCGCCATCAAGGGAGACTTTCACGAGGCGGCGGTGTCGGTCTTCATCGCCATGCTGCTCGATGGACTCGATGGCCGCGTGGCGCGCCTCACCAACACGGAAACCGATTTCGGGGCGGAATACGATAGCTTGTCGGACATGGTTTCCTTTGGCGTGGCCCCGGCGCTCGTCATGTATCAATGGTCTCTGCTCGCCTTGGACAAACTGGGGTGGCTCGCGGCATTCGTTTACACCTCGGCCGCCGCGCTCCGGCTGGCGCGCTTTAACACCCAGGTGGGCACGGCCGACAAACAATACTTTCAGGGTCTGCCCAGCCCTTCGGCCGCGGCCTTATTGGCTGGGTTTGTGTGGGTCGGCGCGGACAGTGGACTGACCGACGGTAGATTCCTGGCGCCTCTGACGCTGTTATTGACGGTGGTGGCGGCGGGCCTCATGGTCAGCAACGTTCGCTACCATAGTTTGAAGACCATCGATTTCAGAGGCCGCGTCCCCTTCGTGCGGGGCCTCCTCGTGGTTCTGATATTCGTGCTCGTGTCCCTGTCGCCGCCCATTTCGCTGTTTGTAGCCTTCCTGATCTACGCGTCCACGGGTCCGGTGATCACACTGTTACAGATCCGCCGCAAACGCGCCGCGCGTCGCGGCGCGAGCGAGGGGCCGAACCCCGAAGCGTGA